In Bacteroidota bacterium, the following proteins share a genomic window:
- a CDS encoding OadG family protein, giving the protein MHAATNYIYIVFAILYIIYSIIKAAKKATQQKPAEKKPEPSSTVKPPTSSPLPQPGDDFKKMLEEVLGKVPEPKIPERHPDSYRDLKPEPIKIKPQPAKIVTHAKKVKATPSHPPSKIKEMPKPFLASEKEISKKPFTEESVPTEEQESDFDIRKAIIYSEILKRPQY; this is encoded by the coding sequence ATGCACGCAGCCACAAATTACATATACATTGTCTTTGCAATACTATACATTATATATAGTATCATCAAGGCGGCTAAAAAAGCAACTCAGCAAAAACCTGCGGAGAAAAAACCCGAACCGTCTTCCACAGTTAAGCCGCCAACTTCTTCACCGCTTCCTCAGCCCGGAGATGATTTTAAAAAAATGCTCGAAGAAGTTTTAGGAAAAGTTCCTGAGCCAAAAATTCCCGAGAGGCATCCCGATAGCTATCGGGATCTAAAACCTGAGCCAATCAAAATAAAACCGCAGCCGGCAAAAATTGTTACGCACGCAAAAAAAGTTAAAGCAACTCCATCACATCCTCCTTCCAAAATAAAAGAAATGCCAAAACCTTTTTTAGCAAGCGAAAAGGAAATTTCTAAAAAACCTTTTACTGAAGAATCCGTTCCAACAGAAGAACAGGAATCAGATTTTGATATTCGCAAAGCAATAATTTATTCCGAAATTCTGAAACGCCCTCAATATTAA
- a CDS encoding histidine kinase: MYNVHCFSQSYNFKNYSAEQGLPYVQVYCIFQDSKGNLWTGGYGGLSKFDGKNFTNYSPKNGLANHLVTSIAEDSQGNIWIGTISGLSKFDGKNFSTFTSKNGLSGDYINSLTSDKNGNLWIATTNGITIYNGRNFSSLTIKNGLSSNNISLIYADKNGNLWLNSDSGVSKIVFTNKNPQDKSFDNYSIINSVYDSTVTSITEDENGNMWFGTNAGVVKYDGIKFKTFTAKDGLLDKAIQAVRKDEHSNNIWVGTLKGLNKISEDGKVQSFHVSDVQNGNKVSKLFVDDEGNLWLGTSNGLYRFRDPAFSTFSDKHGLKNPFIFPIFRDRKKNLWVGTYEEGFYRYDGKEFKNFSEKDGLIGTFMCAGMEDKNGNIWMGTNKGVSIYNGSAFKNIRGKLEGLKGDSVTSLLQDSKGNSWLGGNRGGAIWDGRNFKKFDLKTSDGQNFNVWFEFEDSKKNIWFGTYLGGLFRYNGKDFENISEKLNLKSKTYLAIEEDRDGNIFLGSFDGIYIYNSSSEKISQVSEKDGLSSDLIYVMKFDSSYENLYIGTNQGVNKLNVKEWKRTGKILLEQFGQEEGVSSLETNSNGIWRDEDGTLWFGTVNGLIHFNPYALHRNHIESQTSIKNIRIFYNDTLLANNSKLPYYLNNISFEYVGICLTNPEKVRYKYMLNGYDKTWSPETKETFARYANLSPGKYSFKVISCNNENLWNKNPATFSFVILPPIWKRWWFVASSTVAGIILLLILFRLRADAIRRKETEKLSREIQLATNELKALRAQMDPHFIFNSLSSIQSFIMTKDEDSALKYLNKFAKLMRMILSNSEKSSVTLREEIDSLKLYLELESLRWGNKFDYEIKINSAVEMDFHKIPSMLIQPYVENAIIHGVVPKENGNGKIEISISQNDTYIICMITDNGIGRKKSEEIKSKSSPLHESMGMKITNERLEVLNRIHHSNLSVNIFDLQENGNALGTKVEIYIPV, translated from the coding sequence ATGTACAATGTACATTGTTTTTCCCAATCCTACAACTTCAAAAATTATTCTGCCGAGCAAGGGTTGCCTTATGTGCAGGTGTATTGCATTTTTCAGGACAGCAAAGGAAATTTATGGACGGGTGGCTACGGAGGACTCAGCAAGTTCGATGGAAAAAATTTCACCAACTATTCTCCGAAAAACGGTTTGGCGAATCACTTGGTGACGAGCATTGCGGAAGATTCGCAGGGAAATATCTGGATTGGAACTATCAGCGGGCTAAGTAAGTTTGACGGGAAGAATTTTTCAACCTTCACTTCGAAAAACGGATTGTCCGGAGATTATATTAACTCGCTCACCTCAGATAAAAACGGAAATCTCTGGATTGCCACAACCAATGGAATCACTATATATAATGGTAGAAATTTTTCTTCGCTCACAATAAAAAATGGTTTGAGTTCGAATAATATTTCGTTAATCTATGCGGATAAGAATGGAAATCTCTGGTTGAATTCCGATAGCGGTGTGAGCAAAATTGTTTTCACCAATAAAAACCCGCAGGATAAATCGTTCGACAATTATTCCATCATCAACAGCGTTTATGATTCAACCGTTACCTCCATCACCGAAGATGAAAATGGAAATATGTGGTTCGGAACAAATGCTGGCGTTGTAAAATACGATGGAATAAAGTTCAAAACATTCACTGCGAAAGATGGTTTGTTGGATAAAGCAATTCAGGCGGTAAGGAAAGATGAACATTCAAATAATATTTGGGTGGGAACTTTGAAAGGGCTGAATAAAATTTCTGAAGATGGAAAAGTGCAGTCGTTTCATGTGAGCGATGTGCAGAATGGAAATAAAGTGAGCAAACTTTTTGTGGATGATGAGGGAAATCTCTGGCTCGGAACTTCCAATGGCTTGTATCGTTTCCGCGATCCGGCATTCTCCACTTTTTCCGACAAGCACGGTTTGAAAAATCCGTTCATCTTTCCGATTTTCCGCGACCGTAAAAAAAATCTCTGGGTGGGAACCTACGAAGAAGGATTTTACCGCTACGATGGAAAAGAGTTCAAAAATTTTTCAGAGAAAGACGGGCTCATCGGAACTTTCATGTGCGCGGGCATGGAAGACAAGAATGGAAATATCTGGATGGGAACGAACAAAGGAGTTTCTATTTACAATGGAAGTGCTTTCAAAAACATTCGCGGAAAATTGGAGGGATTGAAAGGCGATTCGGTTACTTCTTTGCTTCAGGATTCGAAGGGAAATAGTTGGCTGGGCGGAAATCGCGGAGGCGCAATCTGGGACGGGAGAAATTTTAAAAAGTTTGATTTGAAAACTTCGGACGGACAAAATTTTAATGTGTGGTTTGAATTTGAAGACAGCAAAAAAAATATCTGGTTCGGAACTTACCTCGGTGGATTGTTCCGCTACAATGGGAAAGATTTTGAAAATATTTCTGAGAAATTAAACCTGAAAAGCAAAACCTATCTCGCCATTGAAGAAGACAGGGATGGAAATATTTTTCTCGGAAGTTTCGATGGAATTTATATTTATAATTCTTCTTCAGAAAAAATTTCTCAGGTCAGCGAGAAAGATGGTTTGAGTTCCGATTTGATTTACGTGATGAAGTTTGATTCCTCCTATGAAAATCTTTACATCGGAACAAACCAGGGCGTAAATAAATTAAATGTGAAAGAATGGAAACGCACCGGAAAAATTTTGCTCGAGCAGTTCGGGCAGGAAGAAGGCGTGAGCAGTTTGGAAACAAACTCAAACGGAATCTGGCGCGATGAAGACGGCACGCTTTGGTTCGGCACGGTGAACGGGCTCATTCATTTTAATCCCTACGCGCTTCATCGCAATCACATCGAATCGCAGACGAGCATAAAAAACATCCGCATCTTTTATAACGATACGCTGCTCGCAAACAATTCCAAACTTCCGTATTATCTCAACAATATTTCTTTTGAGTATGTCGGAATTTGTTTGACCAATCCGGAAAAAGTCCGCTATAAATACATGCTCAATGGCTATGATAAAACATGGTCGCCCGAAACAAAAGAAACTTTCGCGCGCTATGCAAATCTTTCTCCGGGAAAATATTCGTTCAAAGTTATTTCATGCAACAATGAAAATTTATGGAATAAAAATCCAGCAACATTTTCTTTTGTAATTCTTCCACCCATCTGGAAAAGGTGGTGGTTTGTCGCAAGCTCAACCGTGGCAGGAATTATTTTGCTTCTGATTTTATTCCGCCTTCGAGCCGATGCAATCAGAAGAAAAGAAACCGAAAAACTTTCGCGCGAAATTCAACTGGCAACCAATGAACTCAAAGCATTGCGCGCGCAGATGGACCCGCATTTTATTTTTAATTCGCTGAGTTCGATTCAAAGTTTTATTATGACAAAGGATGAGGATTCCGCGCTGAAATATTTGAACAAGTTTGCCAAACTCATGCGCATGATTCTTTCCAACAGCGAAAAATCTTCCGTCACGCTTCGCGAAGAAATTGATTCGCTGAAATTATATCTGGAACTGGAATCATTGCGTTGGGGAAATAAATTTGATTACGAAATAAAAATTAATTCGGCAGTTGAAATGGATTTTCATAAAATTCCATCTATGCTCATTCAACCCTACGTGGAGAACGCAATCATTCATGGAGTTGTTCCAAAGGAAAATGGCAATGGAAAAATTGAAATCAGCATTTCGCAAAACGATACCTATATTATATGTATGATTACTGACAACGGAATCGGAAGGAAGAAGTCGGAAGAAATAAAATCCAAATCCAGCCCGCTGCACGAATCCATGGGAATGAAAATTACAAACGAACGGCTGGAAGTGCTGAACCGCATTCATCACTCGAATCTCAGCGTAAATATTTTTGATTTGCAGGAAAACGGAAATGCGCTCGGAACAAAAGTGGAAATATATATTCCGGTGTAA